Proteins encoded in a region of the Thunnus thynnus chromosome 8, fThuThy2.1, whole genome shotgun sequence genome:
- the LOC137187994 gene encoding granzyme E-like isoform X1, giving the protein MNIQCKLVILILALTLDDQVHTGKIIGGHEAVAHSRPYMVLLEGKTPSGKTKHCGGFLLNEDFVMTAAHCQAKSYTVLLGVHIYEQQTNGIQKIPVDKAFPHEDYNPTDFTNDIMLLKLSSKAHFSNTVKPIGLAGQGDSSLPKSCIVSGWGTTGINKGHMSHSLMEANVTLSDEKQCVTENSYCSQGDIGPGVGDSGGPLVCEDGKAYGVVSSAFSPHGGGPKMYHYAKIPHYRHWIDSAMKHNGKL; this is encoded by the exons ATGAATATCCAGTGTAAACTTGTTATACTGATACTTGCGCTGACTCTTGATGATCAAG TTCATACAGGGAAAATTATTGGAGGTCATGAGGCTGTGGCACATAGCAGGCCCTACATGGTGCTTTTGGAGGGGAAGACGCCAAGtggtaaaacaaaacactgtggtGGCTTTCTTCTAAATGAGGATTTTGTGATGACTGCAGCCCACTGTCAAGCCAA GTCCTACACAGTCTTACTAGGAGTTCACATTTACGAACAACAAACTAATGGCATACAGAAGATACCTGTGGACAAAGCATTTCCACATGAGGACTACAATCCAACTGACTTCACAAATGACATAATGTTACTCAAG TTGAGCTCCAaggcacatttcagcaacactGTGAAACCCATTGGTCTCGCAGGTCAAGGTGACAGCTCTCTGCCAAAATCATGTATAGTCTCCGGCTGGGGCACAACAGGCATCAACAAAGGACATATGTCTCATAGTCTCATGGAAGCCAATGTAACACTAAGTGATGAAAAGCAGTGTGTTACCGAAAACTCATACTGCTCTCAGGGAGACATTGGACCGGGTGTG GGAGACTCTGGTGGTCCACTGGTCTGCGAAGATGGAAAGGCATACGGGGTGGTGTCCTCCGCCTTCAGTCCACATGGAGGTGGCCCAAAAATGTACCATTATGCCAAGATTCCTCACTATAGACACTGGATCGATTCAGCCATGAAACATAATGGAAAGCTCTAA